One Manihot esculenta cultivar AM560-2 chromosome 6, M.esculenta_v8, whole genome shotgun sequence DNA segment encodes these proteins:
- the LOC110617331 gene encoding phosphatidylinositol 4-kinase gamma 7, whose amino-acid sequence MSRKLDSPVQTQMAVAIFKSPLGGEYHGNRRMEGKQPAGRRRVFVQTETGCVLGMELDRGDNAHTVKRRLQIALEVPTEESCLTFGDMVLNNDLSAVRNDSPLLLTRNCLHRSSSTPCLSPTSKEVQQRDQSGLVEILGQSNSFSKMKKLVKDTVKAIKMGVDPIPVHSGLGGAYYFRNSRGESVAIVKPTDEEPFAPNNPKGFVGKALGQPGLKRSVRVGETGFREVAAYLLDYDHFANVPPTALVKITHSIFNISDGVNCNKPHKKKPVSKIASFQQFIPHDFDASDHGTSSFPVSAVHRIGILDIRIFNTDRHAGNLLVRKLDGVGRFRQVELIPIDHGLCLPETLEDPYFEWIHWPQASIPFLDDELEYIQKLNPGRDCDMLRRELPMIREACLRVLVLCTIFLKEAAAAGLCLAEIGEMMSREFRAGEEEPSELEVVCMEARRLITEGEVRSPLSDLEDEEFQFDIDCEEIKYDFIPKTITEDYMARTPSQFGTVTANGCFPLSKLEESIEEEEEEEEEKASIGNDVGKVGLAVLPIPERLTTMSKLSTSLKNSTLCDKKQKSQKLAKAENGYFANTSSGHRSANEQLPPSMTFVKLADMSEQEWTLFLDKFQELLYPAFSKRKSVTLGQRQIQRLGTSCQF is encoded by the coding sequence ATGTCTCGTAAGTTAGATAGCCCAGTTCAAACCCAGATGGCAGTGGCAATCTTCAAGAGCCCACTCGGTGGGGAATATCACGGGAACAGGAGAATGGAGGGGAAACAACCTGCTGGGAGGAGACGGGTTTTTGTGCAGACTGAGACTGGTTGTGTCTTGGGGATGGAATTGGATCGTGGTGATAATGCACATACAGTGAAAAGAAGGTTGCAAATTGCTCTTGAAGTCCCCACTGAGGAGAGTTGCTTGACTTTTGGGGATATGGTACTGAATAATGACCTTAGTGCTGTTCGTAACGATTCTCCTCTTCTTTTAACACGAAATTGTCTGCATAGAAGCTCATCTACTCCTTGTCTTTCACCTACCAGCAAGGAAGTCCAACAGAGGGATCAGAGTGGTCTTGTTGAGATATTGGGGCAGTCAAATAGCTTTTCCAAAATGAAAAAGTTGGTCAAGGATACTGTCAAGGCGATTAAGATGGGTGTTGATCCAATTCCAGTTCATAGTGGGCTTGGAGGTGCATATTATTTTAGGAACAGCAGAGGTGAGAGTGTTGCAATTGTGAAGCCAACAGATGAAGAACCTTTTGCACCTAACAACCCAAAAGGCTTTGTTGGTAAAGCACTTGGGCAACCAGGTCTGAAACGGTCAGTGCGGGTTGGGGAAACAGGGTTCAGGGAAGTGGCTGCTTACCTTCTTGACTATGATCACTTTGCAAATGTGCCTCCTACAGCCTTGGTGAAAATCACACACTCAATCTTTAATATCAGTGATGGGGTGAATTGCAACAAACCTCACAAGAAGAAGCCGGTGAGCAAGATTGCATCTTTCCAACAATTTATACCACATGATTTTGATGCAAGTGATCATGGGACATCCAGCTTCCCAGTCTCTGCAGTGCATCGTATTGGGATCTTAGATATTAGGATTTTTAACACAGATAGGCATGCTGGCAACCTTTTAGTAAGGAAGCTAGACGGTGTTGGGAGGTTCAGGCAAGTGGAGCTAATTCCAATTGATCATGGTCTTTGCTTGCCAGAAACATTGGAGGACCCATATTTTGAGTGGATTCATTGGCCTCAAGCTTCAATCCCATTCTTAGATGATGAGCTTGAGTATATACAAAAACTTAATCCTGGAAGAGATTGTGATATGCTGCGAAGGGAGCTTCCTATGATTCGAGAAGCTTGTCTGCGGGTCTTGGTTCTCTGCACAATTTTCCTCAAGGAAGCTGCTGCTGCTGGTCTCTGTCTTGCTGAAATTGGTGAGATGATGAGCAGGGAATTTCGTGCTGGAGAGGAGGAACCCAGTGAGCTTGAGGTTGTGTGTATGGAGGCAAGGAGGTTGATTACAGAGGGGGAGGTGCGGTCTCCGCTGTCTGACTTGGAAGACGAGGAATTCCAGTTTGATATAGACTGTGAAGAAATTAAATATGATTTCATTCCTAAGACCATAACAGAAGACTATATGGCTAGAACACCCTCCCAATTTGGAACCGTGACTGCGAATGGTTGTTTCCCTCTTTCAAAACTAGAGGAAAGcatagaggaggaggaggaggaggaagaggaaaagGCAAGCATTGGAAATGATGTGGGAAAAGTGGGGTTAGCTGTTCTGCCCATTCCTGAAAGGTTAACAACCATGTCAAAGCTTTCTACGTCACTTAAGAATAGCACATTATGTGACAAGAAACAGAAATCCCAGAAATTAGCAAAAGCAGAAAATGGCTACTTTGCTAATACATCTTCCGGACATAGGAGTGCTAATGAGCAGCTTCCTCCAAGCATGACTTTCGTGAAGCTGGCTGACATGAGTGAGCAGGAATGGACTCTATTTTTGGACAAATTTCAGGAACTGCTGTACCCGGCATTTAGCAAACGGAAATCTGTGACCCTTGGTCAGAGGCAGATACAAAGGCTGGGTACCTCTTGCCAGTTTTGA
- the LOC110618096 gene encoding DNA-3-methyladenine glycosylase, which translates to MSKAITVRKQVAEKNIFMNEKEKPSSQGFFSKHLKKIYPIGLHRSNSSLSLSSVSLSLSQNSNDSSLTDYSTPLEHKIALALRLITPLERRENPVVSKNVQIQQQQQQSNQENTCGELKRCNWITKNSDKVYVEFHDECWGVPVYDDNKLFELLAMAGMLMDYNWTEIVKRKQVFREAFAGFDPNDVAKMGEKEITEIASNKAIMLAESRVRCIIDNAKCIGKIEREFGSFSSYMWGYVNYKPTINRYKHPRQVPLRSPKAEAISRDLVRRGFRFVGPVIVHSFMQAAGLTIDHLVDCFRYGECVSLAERPWRHI; encoded by the exons ATGTCCAAAGCAATTACTGTAAGAAAACAAGTAGCGGAGAAGAACATATTCATGAATGAAAAAGAGAAGCCAAGTAGCCAAGGCTTTTTCTCTAAACATCTCAAGAAAATCTACCCAATTGGGTTGCACAGGAGTAATTCTTCACTATCTCTATCATCAGTATCCTTGTCTTTGTCACAGAACTCAAATGACTCTTCTCTTACTGATTATTCCACTCCACTTGAACACAAGATAGCTTTAGCTCTTCGCCTGATCACACCACTGGAAAGAAGAGAAAACCCAGTTGTCTCTAAGAATGTCCAAATccaacagcagcagcagcaaagCAATCAGGAGAATACTTGTGGAGAGTTGAAGAGGTGCAACTGGATAACAAAGAACAGTG ATAAAGTGTACGTGGAGTTTCATGATGAATGCTGGGGAGTTCCAGTCTACGACGATAA CAAATTGTTCGAGCTGCTTGCCATGGCTGGTATGTTGATGGACTACAATTGGACTGAAATTGTCAAAAGAAAACAAGTATTCAG AGAAGCTTTTGCTGGATTTGATCCTAACGATGTAGCCAAAATGGGAGAGAAAGAAATCACAGAGATAGCCTCCAATAAGGCAATCATGTTGGCTGAAAGCAGAGTAAGATGCATTATAGACAATGCCAAATGCATAGGCAAG ATTGAGAGGGaatttggatcattcagcagCTACATGTGGGGGTATGTGAATTACAAACCAACAATAAACAGATACAAACATCCAAGACAAGTTCCATTGAGGTCCCCGAAAGCAGAGGCAATCAGCAGAGATCTTGTGAGAAGAGGATTCCGGTTCGTCGGACCGGTGATCGTGCACTCATTTATGCAAGCGGCAGGGTTGACGATTGACCATCTTGTTGATTGTTTTAGGTATGGTGAATGTGTAAGCCTTGCagaaagaccatggaggcacaTCTAA
- the LOC110616537 gene encoding protein GOLVEN 7 has translation MAAVCLKFICLLLVLLLSSAWLSTGDDSQAAEDAAAISTEKEEFSGRNAIGGRKMVPIKLIVKRVAIKGSGELAESLRISSANQEIAAAGKSGKKKNKAVDQNEGSKQLNNEGGFVAFSADYHAPRHHPPKNN, from the exons ATGGCTGCTGTGTGTTTGAAGTTTATATGCCTTTTGCTAGTGCTTCTTCTCAGTTCTGCATGGCTCTCCACTGGTGATGATAGTCAAG CTGCAGAAGATGCTGCTGCTATTTCAACTGAGaag GAGGAATTTTCCGGAagaaatgcaattggaggaaGGAAAATGGTTCCCATAAAACTCATCGTCAAGAGGGTAGCCATTAAAGGCAGTGGAGAACTAGCAGAGAGCTTAAGGATTTCAAGTGCAAATCAAGAAATAGCGGCTGCAGGAAAATCAggcaagaagaagaataaggcTGTTGATCAAAATGAAGGAAGTAAACAGCTAAATAATGAGGGTGGTTTTGTAGCTTTCAGCGCCGATTACCATGCTCCTAGACATCACCCACCTAAAAACAATTGA